The region TGAAGTAATTTCAAAACCAAAATAAGACTCTTTTTGCATATCAAGATATAACGAATATACACTATTTTGATTAAGAGTCGAAGCTTCTATAAGCCTATACCAAGCCCATTCTCCATTAAATATTTTTTGTTTTGTTTTGTTCTCATTTTGAACTTTTGCTATAAATTTTAATTGTGTCGATGTATCGAAATTTCTTGGCATTATATGCAGACTTGAAGGGATGGTATGATCATAAACTATTCTTTCATTATTGCCGTAAGAAATGTTTATATTGCTAAAATCAGCAGACAAATCAACGGCTTTTAAGTAGAAATTAATTTTGATTCTATCGTCCGAGTCAAGCATAATATTTGCAATTTCATCTAATAAAGCTGCATTTTTTAGAAATCTCTGACTAAAATTAAAATCTTTTCTATAGGCTGATTTAACATAGTAGCCTTTGCTATTTTTTGCTAAAATTTTGTTTAGGTATCTTTTGTAAAACTGATTCCATGTCCCTTTTTTGCCAAAAAATGATTTGAATGATTCTATGCTAACCGATTCTGTTGCTATTGGATTAAATGGATAAAATGGCAATATTTCATTTGCATATTGATTATATACTTCGTCATACCACAAAGAGTTCAAGATAGACGAGGTGCCGGACTCTATCTGTTGCCATGACAATTGAGATAATCTCTGGTAATAGTTTGTTAACTCTCTGGGAAGTAACTTGGAGTTATTGTTTAAGACGATAAAAGGATCATTTTCATTTTTGACTCCGCCTACAACATAAGTAATTTTATCACTCTCGCTTTCTAACATTTGAAAGTTAAAATCAAGAATTTTTTTATGTATTTTAGAGATATCTCCACTTATGGTTTCAAGTATATTGTTGTTTTCGTTTTTTAATGAGTGATATTCTTGAAATTTTGTACTGAAATTTGAAAATACTTTTTTGATTTCAGTTGAAGGAAAACCTAACGAGTATACAAATTTTAATAGATCATCATTGTTTAAATTTGTGTTATCGTTTAAAATATCTATCATAGAGTTAATTGGATTTTGAGTTTTTGATAAAATTTCAAGCTCATTTAATACGTCTGCTCTTGAGTTAAATTTTTTAGGCAGTATATCACTTAAAATAAGTGACCAAGTGCTATCATACTTTTGCAGATATAGTTTTACTACTTCTATTTTTAAGTTGTTTTTATCAATATTTTTTTCCTCATTTTCTCCCATAAGCCATTTTTCTATATTTGTAGTGTTGTCTATGTATGAGCTTAAATTTGATAAGAACTGCTTCATTCCGTTTTTTGTATAAATTTTATTAAACGGATCAAAATTGCTACTATCTTGAACAACATGTTCAAAATTTGTTAGTTCTTGTTTAAGATTATAAAGCTCTTTTTCGCTTTTATAGGAAATAAATTCCAATAGAGAGTAAAGTCTCTCCGGTCTTTGTATCTTTGTAAGCTTAGAATTGGCAGCATTTACGGATTGGTCATTCTGAGTTATATTTATAAAATCAGCATTTAAGATAATATCTACATAAGATAAAAAGTCATTTTTGTTTATATTATATTTTTCAAATTTATCCCAGTTTGAATTAACCCAAAATTTAAATAGATCGACATTGATAAATTTTTTATCAAATAATGATTTATACATATAAAATGTTCTGATTAATTTATCCAAATTCGATTCGGTGTTTAATATATTTTCCATCTCGACTAAAATAGTATGCCTTAAGAAATTTGCACTAAGTTCATAGTATAGTTTTTTAGCCGATTCAAAACCTTTGTATGATATATCTAAAAGAGGGTATTCAAATTTTGTGTCACCGGAAAAAAGTCTAGGATAATCTTTTAATGTGTCTTTTAGTTTATGTAGTAGTTCAATCTTTTGAGTCGGCGTATAGCTAGCATATTTTTCTTCATCAAGTAATGAAGAAATAGCGAGTAATGTATCTTGTGAAGTTTGCTCTTTTAATTTTTTTGTCTCTAAAAAGTGATTTGAAGCAAAGTATGTAAAGAAGCCTATAAGTGCAATAAATATAATATTTAAAAATTTAGTAGCGAAATTTTTATTTAAGGATGTGTGCATTAAATGATGTTTAAAAACTATATCTTTTAAAAGCGATTTAACAAAGTAGCTTTGCTTGCTATAGTTGCTAAAGGCCCTAGTTAGCGGTTTTTTGATATTGTATTTTTCGCAAATCGTGTTTATAAGGTAATTTCTAGGTATGTTTTCTTGGAAAGCGCTTACAAAATAGACACCTTTTATAGGAGAGCCGTTTTTAAGAGAATTTTCCTCTTTTAGCTTTAGCATGAATTCTTCAACTAAAGCAAATAAATTGTCAAGCTGTTTTAAGAATAAGTACGAACGCTTTTTGTCTTCTAAAGAGTGGGCTAGTGAATTTTTATTCATTATATTAAACAGTAAAGATTCGCTAAGTTCTTTGAAATCTTTATTTAAGCTATCTTTTGTAAAAGAATTTGATAGGCTGAGCCCTAAAGCTTTATTTGCTATGTTTTCATTAAAAATTTTAAAATAATCGCCCATCCCATCTATCAAGTCAAGTTTGCTAAAAACTACATATATCGGAAATTTTATTTTTAGGCTACTTTCGCAATCATTTACTCTTTTTACCAAATATCTGATTAGATTGTCAAAATATTCTCTGGAATTTTCTAAAAATTGTTGAGTATCTATTATTAATATGGCTCCATTCAGTTTTGAGTGGAAAATATTTTTATTTAAAAAATTTAAAAATTCTCTCCATATATTTTTTTTAAGTAAAAAATCTTTATTTTTTTCAATATCATCTTCCGGCAATTCATCTGTTGAAGTTGGATTAAATAAGTTTTCTTGTGAGAAATGAACTC is a window of Campylobacter sp. CCUG 57310 DNA encoding:
- the tssM gene encoding type VI secretion system membrane subunit TssM, which translates into the protein MNMVVKLSILSYISKFLAFFKFKNVSLFISFIVLSLLFWQYSPNIAFNDIHVFAKVSSRIIALSVFWSIVFIIFVIVPMIRYFISFKSEKRGQIRELKKLSSDSVNKAKRNFFISIKDAKNTWKSDLKLKKIPLIMIIGNERVGKSAFINYSNIEYPLGDSLETYKKIHQSTTNFNLYISKDGALIDTEGVHFSQENLFNPTSTDELPEDDIEKNKDFLLKKNIWREFLNFLNKNIFHSKLNGAILIIDTQQFLENSREYFDNLIRYLVKRVNDCESSLKIKFPIYVVFSKLDLIDGMGDYFKIFNENIANKALGLSLSNSFTKDSLNKDFKELSESLLFNIMNKNSLAHSLEDKKRSYLFLKQLDNLFALVEEFMLKLKEENSLKNGSPIKGVYFVSAFQENIPRNYLINTICEKYNIKKPLTRAFSNYSKQSYFVKSLLKDIVFKHHLMHTSLNKNFATKFLNIIFIALIGFFTYFASNHFLETKKLKEQTSQDTLLAISSLLDEEKYASYTPTQKIELLHKLKDTLKDYPRLFSGDTKFEYPLLDISYKGFESAKKLYYELSANFLRHTILVEMENILNTESNLDKLIRTFYMYKSLFDKKFINVDLFKFWVNSNWDKFEKYNINKNDFLSYVDIILNADFINITQNDQSVNAANSKLTKIQRPERLYSLLEFISYKSEKELYNLKQELTNFEHVVQDSSNFDPFNKIYTKNGMKQFLSNLSSYIDNTTNIEKWLMGENEEKNIDKNNLKIEVVKLYLQKYDSTWSLILSDILPKKFNSRADVLNELEILSKTQNPINSMIDILNDNTNLNNDDLLKFVYSLGFPSTEIKKVFSNFSTKFQEYHSLKNENNNILETISGDISKIHKKILDFNFQMLESESDKITYVVGGVKNENDPFIVLNNNSKLLPRELTNYYQRLSQLSWQQIESGTSSILNSLWYDEVYNQYANEILPFYPFNPIATESVSIESFKSFFGKKGTWNQFYKRYLNKILAKNSKGYYVKSAYRKDFNFSQRFLKNAALLDEIANIMLDSDDRIKINFYLKAVDLSADFSNINISYGNNERIVYDHTIPSSLHIMPRNFDTSTQLKFIAKVQNENKTKQKIFNGEWAWYRLIEASTLNQNSVYSLYLDMQKESYFGFEITSNNNEILKIMDTIRSIRLPKSIL